From Methanobrevibacter millerae, one genomic window encodes:
- the cas8a1 gene encoding type I-B CRISPR-associated protein Cas8b1/Cst1 — MSKCLDIKITGNPFVDSGIYALKTRLEKDIPEITVEDLKSESKEISKLYTKDSWKRNMHSIFPNSVLVNPASTNKTNLRELYLKNLNELTDSIEPVQDSGSCMGCGMRDAKNVFAKDSVPLTGSKSLTNYFSFANPGADYCPACALLMQFFPLTLYRCGGRMILLHSNSPKVMEFWARKAIEDIDLQISSGESSGCYNKGITRPTNAIFNIISQIIKSGRHWRGENPSFNFYYFTNYNQGPELDIFTLPTSVFTFLTEIPPDDWKNWNFIVKKAYRFVKWENVENKKDYENNPNTVFNNLLEGKSILKSFYTTRFKRTFCTWKLVESYMKEVRNMDKKRIEVIKDVGDRLSRYIKNNDRIKTLNNLEQASNYNTFRNVLRKILKNKINNGDNELLFTFDEYVISLFPQGNTTWRETQDLLLFRIYENLNEWLIENKYVENKTEDELLEED, encoded by the coding sequence ATGTCTAAATGTTTAGATATTAAAATAACCGGCAATCCCTTTGTTGATTCAGGTATTTACGCACTTAAAACAAGATTGGAAAAAGACATCCCTGAAATCACGGTTGAAGATTTGAAAAGCGAATCAAAAGAAATCTCCAAACTGTATACCAAAGATTCATGGAAAAGGAATATGCACAGCATTTTTCCAAATTCCGTCTTAGTCAATCCCGCATCAACAAACAAGACCAATTTAAGAGAGCTGTACTTAAAGAATTTAAATGAATTGACAGATTCCATCGAACCTGTACAGGACAGCGGTTCCTGCATGGGATGCGGCATGAGAGATGCGAAAAATGTTTTCGCAAAGGATTCAGTTCCTTTAACCGGATCCAAATCATTGACAAATTATTTCTCATTTGCAAACCCCGGTGCGGATTACTGCCCTGCATGTGCGCTTCTTATGCAGTTTTTCCCATTGACATTGTATCGCTGCGGCGGCAGGATGATTTTATTGCATTCAAATTCCCCTAAAGTCATGGAATTCTGGGCCAGAAAGGCAATTGAGGATATTGATTTGCAAATTTCCTCAGGTGAATCTAGCGGATGTTACAATAAAGGAATTACAAGACCTACAAACGCAATATTCAACATCATATCTCAGATTATCAAATCAGGACGACACTGGAGAGGTGAAAATCCTTCATTTAACTTCTATTATTTCACCAACTACAATCAGGGCCCTGAACTTGATATATTCACGCTTCCTACATCTGTATTCACATTCCTAACGGAAATTCCCCCTGACGACTGGAAAAACTGGAATTTCATAGTTAAAAAAGCCTACAGATTCGTGAAATGGGAGAATGTTGAAAACAAAAAGGATTATGAAAACAATCCGAATACCGTCTTTAACAATCTGCTTGAAGGAAAATCAATACTGAAATCATTCTATACGACCAGATTCAAAAGGACTTTCTGCACATGGAAACTTGTCGAATCATATATGAAAGAGGTTAGAAACATGGATAAAAAGAGAATTGAAGTAATAAAAGACGTTGGGGATAGATTATCCCGCTACATTAAGAATAATGACAGAATTAAAACATTGAATAATCTGGAGCAGGCATCAAATTACAATACCTTTAGAAACGTCCTGAGAAAAATCCTAAAAAACAAGATCAATAATGGAGACAATGAATTGCTCTTTACCTTTGATGAATATGTTATTAGTTTATTTCCCCAAGGAAATACAACCTGGAGAGAAACGCAGGACTTGCTGCTCTTTAGGATATATGAAAATCTGAATGAATGGTTAATTGAAAACAAATACGTTGAAAACAAAACGGAAGATGAATTACTGGAGGAAGATTAG
- the cas6 gene encoding CRISPR-associated endoribonuclease Cas6: protein MRLKIDLKAKNNFKVPFNYNHILSSIIYSKIKDSNLADELHSLNSYKFFNFSQLDIPKRKVVNDGIISRNGVISFYLSSPDDLLVENLVNGFVDDMEVRFGREKMAVTKIEALKAPQFSEKSEFKTLSPIIVRDTQEINGKLKRVDLAPCDKFFKGVEANLVKKYCKYNGLESTDKEISVYSEMAHVKRKRIMIPKGPNTTYHRAYMMDLILEGNKDLIDFAYDVGLGEKNSMGFGMIYSCC, encoded by the coding sequence ATGAGACTTAAAATCGACCTTAAAGCAAAAAATAACTTCAAAGTACCATTTAACTATAATCATATCCTCTCATCAATAATCTACAGTAAAATCAAGGATTCAAATCTTGCAGATGAACTGCACTCTTTAAACTCCTATAAGTTCTTTAACTTTTCCCAATTGGATATTCCAAAAAGAAAAGTGGTTAATGATGGAATAATCTCAAGAAATGGCGTTATAAGTTTTTATTTATCCTCACCTGATGATTTGCTGGTGGAAAATCTGGTTAACGGCTTTGTCGATGACATGGAAGTCAGATTCGGGAGGGAGAAAATGGCCGTTACAAAGATTGAAGCTTTAAAAGCGCCGCAGTTCAGTGAAAAATCCGAATTTAAAACTTTATCTCCAATTATTGTTCGTGATACGCAAGAAATTAATGGTAAATTAAAACGTGTTGATTTGGCGCCATGCGATAAGTTTTTCAAAGGTGTTGAAGCCAATCTGGTTAAAAAATACTGCAAATATAATGGACTGGAGAGCACTGATAAGGAAATCAGTGTTTATTCAGAGATGGCTCACGTCAAAAGAAAAAGAATCATGATTCCAAAAGGCCCGAATACCACTTATCACCGAGCATACATGATGGATTTGATTTTAGAAGGGAATAAGGATTTGATTGATTTCGCATATGATGTCGGACTTGGAGAAAAAAATTCAATGGGTTTCGGCATGATATATTCCTGCTGTTAA
- the cas7i gene encoding type I-B CRISPR-associated protein Cas7/Cst2/DevR, protein MSMNILGLMLIDAPHSALNNAGSDAGERTDNIVRVKTIRKGRRRYPYVSAQAFRYWLRETLKERFDWKMSPITRESKIAFTKANPIEYPDDDVFGYMRAMKKKDGGTVTRISPLKNSPLISVVGQNPTSDFGVMARHEGDPVPYEHEFYSTVLKGMFSIDLTSLGVFCESEKSGYRNMHPKLVELADEKGLIHKDDCWMLDDETRIARAQDIINALPYLSGGAKNTSHLTDVTPKILLLAAIDSGNHIFMNIIREENEESVFDIDALDEVINEYSDILKTDVYIGLRKGFMKDTQDKIIEYAKDNDNVHIGTIKETTDKFSEEIPKLI, encoded by the coding sequence ATGTCAATGAATATTTTAGGTTTAATGTTAATAGACGCTCCCCACTCAGCCCTTAACAATGCAGGATCCGATGCAGGGGAGAGAACGGACAACATAGTAAGAGTGAAAACTATAAGAAAAGGAAGGAGAAGATATCCTTACGTTTCAGCTCAGGCATTCAGATACTGGCTAAGAGAAACCCTAAAGGAAAGGTTTGATTGGAAAATGTCACCAATCACCCGTGAATCAAAAATCGCATTTACGAAGGCAAATCCTATCGAATACCCTGATGATGACGTCTTTGGATATATGAGAGCGATGAAGAAAAAGGACGGCGGAACTGTTACAAGGATTTCACCTTTAAAGAATTCTCCCCTGATTTCCGTTGTCGGTCAGAATCCGACTTCAGATTTCGGAGTTATGGCTCGCCATGAAGGAGACCCAGTTCCTTATGAGCATGAATTCTATTCAACGGTGTTAAAGGGAATGTTTTCCATTGATTTGACGTCACTTGGGGTCTTTTGTGAAAGCGAAAAGTCAGGATACAGAAACATGCATCCGAAACTGGTTGAACTTGCAGATGAAAAAGGTTTAATCCATAAGGATGACTGCTGGATGCTTGACGATGAAACGAGAATCGCACGTGCCCAGGATATTATAAATGCATTACCTTATTTGTCCGGCGGTGCTAAAAACACTTCCCATCTGACTGATGTAACTCCTAAAATCTTGCTTTTAGCGGCAATTGACAGTGGAAATCACATATTTATGAATATCATTCGTGAAGAAAATGAAGAAAGCGTATTTGATATTGACGCATTAGATGAAGTCATAAATGAATATTCAGACATTTTAAAAACGGACGTTTATATTGGTCTTAGAAAGGGATTCATGAAAGATACTCAAGATAAAATCATTGAATACGCAAAAGATAATGATAATGTCCATATTGGAACCATTAAAGAAACGACAGATAAATTCTCTGAAGAAATTCCTAAGTTGATTTAA
- the cas5b gene encoding type I-B CRISPR-associated protein Cas5b — protein sequence MKFLRVLIEGWTASFRYPAFISGFQPTLPVPPLSTIYGLLSSVKGDIVTPEDTSVAFVFDSEAKSVDLETIYELKGLTGNKSNVIKREFLFNNKLYLYLDNLDFKESFKKPAYPVLLGRSSDLAFIKEISEVELEKKTNVKLGKSILPFGTDGAFGVIQALPTHFSEDIPRKAMGTKPYILMDRFFEYSDECYFDDELDWGIWIHKK from the coding sequence ATGAAATTTTTAAGGGTTTTAATCGAAGGATGGACGGCATCATTTAGATACCCTGCTTTTATATCAGGATTTCAGCCCACTTTGCCTGTCCCTCCCTTAAGCACGATTTACGGATTGCTGTCTTCAGTTAAAGGCGATATCGTCACTCCCGAAGACACATCCGTGGCTTTCGTTTTTGACTCAGAGGCGAAATCCGTTGATTTGGAAACGATTTATGAATTGAAAGGCTTAACCGGCAATAAATCAAACGTCATTAAGCGGGAGTTCCTCTTCAACAATAAATTATACTTATACCTGGATAATCTTGACTTTAAGGAATCTTTTAAAAAGCCTGCTTATCCTGTTCTGCTTGGAAGATCATCTGATTTGGCATTCATAAAAGAGATTAGTGAAGTTGAGCTTGAAAAGAAAACAAATGTGAAATTAGGAAAAAGCATTCTTCCTTTCGGAACGGATGGTGCCTTTGGCGTGATTCAGGCTCTTCCAACACATTTTTCCGAGGATATTCCCCGAAAGGCAATGGGAACAAAGCCATATATTTTAATGGACAGGTTTTTCGAATATTCGGATGAATGCTATTTCGATGACGAACTCGATTGGGGAATCTGGATTCACAAGAAGTGA